atatgtttgattttaaatttTTACCACTTGTTTACTAAGGGTAGGCCAAGGtgatatggaaaaaaaatgctctttcaCGGTATTTGTACTTTTCTATACATGAATGTGTAGGCTATCATGGTATAATACACTTTCTATCCACACATTTTCAATCAGAAGGGGCTGGTTGTCTCTGGCTCATCAGATACCTGCAAAATTAAAGTACTTCCAATTGGTGCAAAACGACATATCAAAATCCAATATTGTTACAAAGCTTCATACAACCAGAGGAAAAGACACCTACAGAACAGCAGAAGCCCTGATGGTTGACCAATTCATATCACCAACCACCAGTGGGCAATGTGCTATGTCTTAGAAGACATAGCTGATCTGATAAATtacaaaactgtttttatttgtcattctCAAAAGAATCTCTTCTACATGATGtcacacttttcttttgttgtgttgttctTTACTGAATAAGcataaaaacatatcaaaaattatgattttttttttgtttatttgtctgtttttgtgtgttattgagtgtaagtaaccggagtcaaattccatgtatgcCAATGAAGccgattctgattctgaaaatgCAACTTTCCAACACTGCATGACCTGAATCTGTGTCAGGGTTTTtgatgataagataagataagataatcctttattagtcctgcagcggggaaatctACAAAAGTACCAAAAGTCTATCAAGTCCCAGTGGCTCAGTACCAACATTTCACATCAAATTTAATTTGCTTGCCTACCTGCCATTTCTACAATTGATAGTAAGGGAATTTTCAGTtcccacaaacaaacagtgaacaCTGCATGCctcattgtcatgttttttttttcaaacgttATGAATGCAGGTGTCTTCACAACTTGTTGAGAAAACAAGACTTGAAACCAGTTTGCACAGGAATTCAATGTAAAGTAGTGTTTGGTGTTGTACCCTTTGAACTATGCTGCAGCGTGAATAGCTCCAAAGTCTGTCTGCAGATAGGCTACCACTCTGGGGGGGCGAAAACCAAGAACCGACAAATGCCCAGCTGTGTGTTCAGAGGTTTCATGTGTCCTGTGGAGCATTCAAGTCAATCATTACACACAGGGTACACAACTCCAGTCAGTCTCTGGTCAGATTTCTGCTACACTGCCTGACTGCTGAGCTGGAGTGCATATAAAAGGCTTCCACAGGAATAAACAGGCTCTATATTCCATTTTACAACCTTCCCAGGTAGGCCAACTCATGAGTATTTAGAAAGCACTGTTTTACAGGTAAATGTGTAACAGGCTTAGGATGATAACATCTATGATCTATGCAGGGTTATGGttgatttaaacattaaaggttGCCAACATTTTGTTTACAACCTTTAAAAGTAAGCTAACAAGCAACACATGAAGACATTATTCATTAAGTGAGTAGAATATGTATACAACACACCACACACTAGTGCACTTCTTAAGTCTTTAGATTTAACCGGGAAAGATCAGAGCTACCAATCAGTTTAAGCACTGTACAACTTATAAAGTATAACAGTGTTGCAATATAAGTATAGATTTCTTGGCCATAGCTAATTGTTTTTGGCTTTATTTGTTACAATGCTGCAAATGTCACTGGCATTTTAATCTTAAATGCATTATGCTAGTATTTAAAGTTTTGCAATTACCTCACAGTGATATAATTGACATATTCAACAGTACTCACTACACCATGGTTATTTTCAACatggtctttttaaaataacatgtttttgtggaaactataaactatgactttctaATTTTTCAGGCAATTTCGGCTCAGAACCACTGAACTGTCCATGGCCCGTGTTCTTTCCCTGTTTCGTCCTCAGCCTTTTCTGGTCCACGTGGGGAGGAGAAAACCTATGTTGTGCAAAATGTCAATGGACTCTCGGGCACGCAAGGTGTTTGCAGCCGCGGTGGAAGCCGTGCAGCCAGACACGGTGGTCCGGCAGAGTATAGAGCGCAAGGAGGACTCAGTCATAATCAGTGGTCATACATTCACGCTTAAGCACAACCTGCACTTGGTTGGCTTTGGAAAAGCTGTACTGGGTATGGCTGCTGAGGCAGAGAGGATTATGGGGGATCATTTGGTGAAAGGGGTAATAAGCGTGCCGCATGGGATTCAGCAGACATTACAGCAGCATGGAAAAAAGTAAGCAAAAGACTTGTAAACAACTTTAaagtattacaaaaaaataagatcaaGCAGCATAATAAAATCTCTCACTTCCATCACAGTCACCtcttgttaaaagaaaacagtcGCATCAGAGTGATGGAGGGAGCTAAACACAACCTGCCTGACATTGATGCCCAGAATGCAGCTGAAGGGATCAAGCAGTTAGCCAGTGAACTGACGGAGAACGATCTGCTACTTGTACTGAtttcaggtaaaaaaatatatcttctcgtttatttttcttcatacctttaaatgtaaatatctaATACAAGGTGGTGAAACTGTGTTTAGGTGGAGGCTCGGCGCTCTTACCTGCCCCCATCCCACCAATCTCATTGCAAGAGAAACAGGATGTGACCCGCAAACTTGCAGGTGCCGGTGCCACTATTCAAGAGCTGAACACTGTGCGACGGGCCCTTTCTGATTTAAAGGGTGGAGGGCTTGCGCATTGTGCTCACCCAGCCCAGGTAACCTACTTATTCTTAATTGTCTTTTATTGCAGTGGAGAACTCATTCCAGCAGTGTTTTGAATATCACCCCTCTAATCTCTTCTTCACAGGTGGTTTCACTGATATTGTCCGATGTCATTGGGGACCCTCTGGACTTGATAGCCAGTGGCCCCACCGTGTGGAGTGAGGTGTGGCCTGAAGAAGTTTTGTCAGTCCTTGAACGTTACAAGCTGTTAAACAGCCTACCAGCCTCAGTAAAGGAAGTTCTCGGGAGACCAATGCCAAGGTGGAGGGAGACTAAAGGTGAATCCAATACATCAGGACGTGTTCACAATACTGTGATCGGCTCCAACAGCGTTGCCCTCAAATGGGCCGGTCGCCGTGCTCGGGAGTTAGGTTTCTGCCCCGTTGTGCTGGCACCAGGAGTGTGTGGCGATGTGAGGTCAGTCTCCAGACTATACGGCCTCCTGGCTCGCTTTGCCTGCTCCCGAGAGGAACCTCCTCCAGAGATTGCGGCTGAGCTTCTGAGGCTGGGGCCGGAAGTAGGTGTGGAGAGCTGGGACCTCTGCCGTACCATGCAGGTCTTGGGTGAAGGCCGTACAGAAGGATGGGGTTCCACGTGTCTGTTGGCTGGAGGGGAGCCCACTGTGGAGCTGACAGGCAAGGGTCGAGGGGGTCGAAACCAGGAGCTGGCTCTGCGAGTGGGATTGGAGCTGAGAGGCCTGAAGCTTCCGCCTAATGGTCCCGTCTTCCTGAGTGGTGGAACTGACGGTCAGGATGGACCCACTGAGGCAGCGGGGGCCATCACTGATGGGGGGTTGTACGAAGAGGCTCTAGCACAGGGGCTGGACATCGACAACGTCCTCACCAACAATGATTCTTATACTTTTTTTACAAGTCTTTCTTCCGGGCAGCGCCTACTTGTACCTGGCCTAACCTGCACCAATGTGATGGATGTGCACATGCTACTTATTCCACCAATTCCCATTAACATGAGATAAACAcatatcaaataaaatgatcttGGTCCAATAGATCTggataaataaaatcattaatcGTCCATTTGACTTGGCATTGTAGTACCTGTTTTTTGTTCCCTCTCTACTTGAAAGCAAGACTGGTATTGGTATATCACATTCTAACAACACAAAGTAAAAGATAggagaggaataaaaaaaaaaaattccaccaGTATGATGATCAGATTTAAGGTTTCAACCAGGAACAGAGAAGTTGAGAAATAGTGATTAAGCTGAATACCTTTTTGAAATcactgcaaaatattttttacaagtcAGCTCGTGAAattagaggcatcagtattttCAAACACAGCAAATTTAATATCAATCAAGCTATTTACACAAAACATGCTGTATGATCTTTGCTCCTTGTCTCTTCAGATATCTACAATATGCTGATGATTTTGTTGTTCGGTTCAAGACTATGTATATCATAACATTTCAGTAAATGCACACTGCAGTACATTGGCTTCTACCActaacttgtctttttttcaacttcaGATATAATAGCTGATTGTAATATGGCTCATTCAACAACCctttgacatatttttttatttttaatttatttgactAGGCACTTTTGGCAGTAATCACAACTTTGAATCTACCCGATATGGATAGGTTGGTTTCAGCTTTGCAAATCTGAATAATGcatttttccccccattctTTGTAAAACTGCTCAAGCACTTCCGACTGAGATGGGGACAGGATGAACAGCAATCTTCATGTCCTTCTGCTTCAAATTATGAATTGAACTAAAGTTTGGACATTTAAGGGACCTCTACAGGACATTTCAATTGTTATTCTGAAGCAATTTTTAGTTTTGCTTTCTTGCTTCATCGTGTAGTTTTTGCCAAGAAATTGATTAACCAGCTGATGGTTTTCAGATACATATTGTTACATAATCTGTCACACCTTGATTACACACAGgtgattttaattcaaattatgCACTTCAAGTGTGTCATGAACAGGGTGAATTTGCTCGTCTAATAAATACTTTTGAATTGTATATTTGAACTTAATTTTGATAAATTTGTAGAgattgttttcactttgatacaGGACTTCACTGTGAGAATggttaaatgtgaaaaagtcaaaagggGATGACCACTCAAATCAGGCCAAacatatctattatatctatgtATATCTCCCATTAAGCTCACACAATGCTCCTTGCATGTTATGAGAAACACTGTGGTAAACATTTCAGGCAAAAATTATGGAAGATGTACACCTGCTTTTGGTGGATCTG
This portion of the Anoplopoma fimbria isolate UVic2021 breed Golden Eagle Sablefish chromosome 17, Afim_UVic_2022, whole genome shotgun sequence genome encodes:
- the glyctk gene encoding glycerate kinase, which encodes MARVLSLFRPQPFLVHVGRRKPMLCKMSMDSRARKVFAAAVEAVQPDTVVRQSIERKEDSVIISGHTFTLKHNLHLVGFGKAVLGMAAEAERIMGDHLVKGVISVPHGIQQTLQQHGKNHLLLKENSRIRVMEGAKHNLPDIDAQNAAEGIKQLASELTENDLLLVLISGGGSALLPAPIPPISLQEKQDVTRKLAGAGATIQELNTVRRALSDLKGGGLAHCAHPAQVVSLILSDVIGDPLDLIASGPTVWSEVWPEEVLSVLERYKLLNSLPASVKEVLGRPMPRWRETKGESNTSGRVHNTVIGSNSVALKWAGRRARELGFCPVVLAPGVCGDVRSVSRLYGLLARFACSREEPPPEIAAELLRLGPEVGVESWDLCRTMQVLGEGRTEGWGSTCLLAGGEPTVELTGKGRGGRNQELALRVGLELRGLKLPPNGPVFLSGGTDGQDGPTEAAGAITDGGLYEEALAQGLDIDNVLTNNDSYTFFTSLSSGQRLLVPGLTCTNVMDVHMLLIPPIPINMR